The bacterium genome includes a window with the following:
- the pyrH gene encoding UMP kinase, giving the protein MDDSDKPAFKRVLLKISGEALMGDQGYGLHPPTVERIASEVKSVHDLGVEICMVIGGGNIFRGLAGAAQGMERTTADYMGMLATVMNALAVQSALEEQGVFTRVISAIRMDEVAEPYIRRRAVRHLEKKRVCIFAAGTGNPYFTTDTAATLRANEMACEAIFKGTKVDGVYDKDPNKYPDAKRYDEVTYDECLQKHLGVMDASAIALARDNDLPIIVFSLDEPGGFRGILAGKGTYTRVHG; this is encoded by the coding sequence ATGGACGACAGCGACAAACCGGCCTTCAAGCGCGTGCTGCTGAAAATCTCGGGCGAGGCGCTGATGGGCGACCAGGGCTACGGCCTGCACCCGCCGACGGTGGAGCGCATCGCCAGCGAGGTGAAATCGGTCCACGACCTCGGCGTCGAGATCTGCATGGTGATCGGCGGCGGCAACATCTTCCGGGGGCTCGCAGGGGCCGCGCAGGGGATGGAGCGGACCACGGCCGACTACATGGGGATGCTGGCCACGGTGATGAATGCGCTCGCCGTTCAGTCGGCGCTCGAGGAGCAGGGCGTCTTCACCCGGGTGATCTCGGCCATCCGCATGGACGAGGTCGCAGAGCCCTACATCCGCAGGCGCGCGGTCAGGCATCTGGAGAAGAAGCGCGTCTGCATCTTCGCCGCGGGCACCGGGAACCCATATTTCACCACCGACACCGCCGCGACGCTGCGGGCCAACGAGATGGCCTGCGAGGCGATCTTCAAGGGCACGAAGGTGGACGGGGTCTATGACAAGGATCCCAACAAGTACCCCGACGCCAAACGCTATGACGAGGTGACCTACGACGAGTGCCTGCAGAAGCACCTCGGCGTCATGGATGCCTCGGCCATCGCGCTGGCGCGGGACAACGACCTGCCGATCATCGTCTTCTCGCTGGACGAGCCGGGCGGCTTCCGCGGGATCCTCGCGGGCAAGGGCACCTACACGCGGGTGCATGGGTAG